A DNA window from Macrobrachium rosenbergii isolate ZJJX-2024 chromosome 41, ASM4041242v1, whole genome shotgun sequence contains the following coding sequences:
- the LOC136827061 gene encoding uncharacterized protein, which yields MLVVSSLKFNTTAAPVPTAISNATAAPVPTAISTATAAPVPTAISNATAAPVLTAISNTTATPVPTAISNTTAAPVPTAVSNTTAAPVPTAISNTTAAPVPTAISNATAAPVPTAISTTIAAPVPTAISNATAAPVPTAIINATAAPVPTAIINATAAPVPTAIINATADPVPTAISNATAAPVLTAISNATAALFLRLLVMLLLLLFLRLLVMLLLLPVPTAVSNTTAAAATAISNATAAPVPTAISNATAAPVPMAVSNTTAATAISNTTATPVPMAISNTTAAPVPTAVSNTTAAPVPTAISNATAAPVPTAISNATAAPVPTAIINATAAPVPTAIINATAAPVPTAISNATAAPVPTAISTTIAAPVPMAIINATAAPVPTAISNSTAAPVPMAISNATAAPFLTAISTTIAAPVPTAISNATAAVPV from the exons ATGCTTGTAGTATCATCACTTAAGTT TAATACTACTGCTGCTCCTGTTCCTACGGCTATTAGTAATGCTACTGCTGCTCCTGTTCCTACGGCTATTAGtactgctactgctgctcctGTTCCTACGGCTATTAGTAATGCTACTGCTGCTCCTGTTCTTACGGCTATTAGTAACACTACTGCTACTCCTGTTCCAACGGCTATTAGTAATACTACTGCTGCTCCTGTTCCTACAGCTGTTAGTAATACTACTGCTGCTCCTGTTCCTACGGCTATTAGTAATACTACCGCTGCTCCTGTTCCTACAGCTATTAGTAATGCTACTGCTGCTCCTGTTCCTACTGCTATTAGTACTACTATTGCTGCTCCTGTTCCTACGGCTATTAGTAATGCTACTGCTGCTCCTGTTCCTACGGCTATTATTAATGCTACTGCTGCTCCTGTTCCTACGGCTATTATTAATGCTACTGCTGCTCCTGTTCCTACGGCTATTATTAATGCTACTGCTGATCCTGTTCCTACGGCTATTAGTAATGCTACTGCTGCTCCTGTTCTTACGGCTATTAGTAATGCTACTGCTGCCCTGTTCCTACGGCTATTAGTAATGCTACTGCTGCTCCTGTTCCTACGGCTGTTAGTAATGCTACTGCTGCTCCCTGTTCCTACGGCTGTTAGTAATACTACTGCCGCTGCTGCTACGGCTATTAGTAATGCTACTGCTGCTCCTGTTCCTACGGCTATTAGTAATGCTACCGCTGCTCCTGTTCCTATGGCTGTTAGTAATACTACTGCTGCTACGGCTATTAGTAATACTACTGCTACTCCTGTTCCAATGGCTATTAGTAATACTACTGCTGCTCCTGTTCCTACGGCTGTTAGTAATACTACTGCTGCCCCTGTTCCTACGGCTATTAGTAATGCTACTGCTGCTCCTGTTCCTACGGCTATTAGTAATGCTACTGCTGCTCCTGTTCCTACGGCTATTATTAATGCTACTGCTGCTCCTGTTCCTACGGCTATTATTAATGCTACTGCTGCTCCTGTTCCTACAGCTATTAGTAATGCTACTGCTGCTCCTGTTCCTACGGCTATTAGTACTACTATTGCTGCTCCTGTTCCTATGGCTATTATTAATGCTACTGCTGCTCCTGTTCCTACGGCTATTAGTAATTCTACTGCTGCTCCTGTTCCTATGGCTATTAGTAATGCTACTGCTGCTCCTTTTCTTACTGCTATTAGTACTACTATTGCTGCTCCTGTTCCTACGGCTATTAGTAATGCTACTGCTGCTGTTCCTGTTTAG